From a single Anaeromicrobium sediminis genomic region:
- a CDS encoding 4Fe-4S dicluster domain-containing protein: MKKIDERDTMFARMAYEIGSKEYEDYYRKNPHKLEIDTEIRELPPMGGEGSAMYNPITSPIVDATFRFLGNIKKYSEGEVNPNKKKIDDVEKMTKIIKGLAKYYNGKLVGITKLKDEHYYSHRGREPENYGEEIEKKHKYGIVFAVEMEKDMIFRSPQLSESIGVTKGYVDGAIIGMILSHYIRELGYDARNHMDGNYLVIAPLVARDAGLGQIGRHGLLITKEYGARVRLGVVTTDLELIEDPKEEFGLIEFCKVCGRCSKTCPGRSIPKGQMETIDGIERWKINAEECYRRWRALGTDCGICLANCPFADNIPSNLVDNLKEDWAKKEVLKNFAEKHPIRPYIRGNVDWLE; the protein is encoded by the coding sequence GTGAAAAAGATAGATGAAAGAGATACTATGTTTGCTAGAATGGCCTATGAGATAGGATCTAAAGAATATGAAGATTACTATAGGAAAAATCCACATAAGCTGGAAATAGACACGGAAATAAGAGAATTACCACCAATGGGAGGGGAAGGAAGTGCCATGTACAATCCTATTACTTCTCCAATTGTGGATGCTACTTTTAGATTTTTAGGAAATATAAAAAAATATTCTGAAGGAGAAGTGAATCCTAATAAGAAGAAAATAGATGATGTGGAGAAAATGACTAAGATTATAAAGGGACTAGCTAAATATTATAATGGAAAGTTAGTAGGAATAACTAAACTTAAGGATGAACATTATTACTCTCATAGGGGAAGAGAACCAGAAAACTATGGGGAAGAAATTGAGAAGAAACATAAATATGGAATTGTATTTGCCGTAGAGATGGAAAAGGACATGATTTTTCGTAGTCCCCAATTATCTGAATCCATAGGAGTAACTAAAGGATATGTGGATGGAGCCATAATAGGAATGATACTTAGTCACTATATAAGAGAATTAGGATATGATGCAAGGAATCATATGGATGGGAATTATTTAGTGATTGCGCCATTAGTGGCAAGGGATGCAGGCCTTGGGCAAATTGGAAGACATGGACTTTTAATAACCAAAGAATATGGAGCTAGAGTTAGGCTGGGAGTCGTAACTACAGATTTAGAATTAATAGAAGATCCTAAGGAAGAGTTTGGTTTAATTGAATTTTGTAAAGTCTGTGGACGTTGCTCTAAAACTTGTCCAGGTAGATCCATACCTAAAGGACAAATGGAAACAATAGATGGAATTGAAAGATGGAAGATTAACGCTGAAGAATGCTATAGAAGGTGGAGGGCTTTAGGAACGGACTGTGGTATTTGCCTAGCTAATTGTCCATTTGCAGATAATATACCAAGTAACTTAGTGGACAATTTAAAAGAAGATTGGGCTAAAAAGGAAGTATTGAAAAATTTTGCAGAAAAACATCCTATTAGACCTTACATAAGAGGCAATGTAGATTGGTTAGAATAA
- a CDS encoding L-threonine 3-dehydrogenase: protein MKRILVTGASGQIGTELVSMLRNNYGKDNIVASDIKPSKDSKIVNSGPFEIIDVTDGRKIGEVVKKYKADTIIHLASLLSAVAEGNPTLAWTINMGGLFNVLEVARENKCVVFTPSSIAAFGPSTPQDHTPQDTIQRPTTMYGVTKVSGEILCDYYHKKYGVDTRGVRYPGLISHAALPGGGTTDYAVHIYYDAIKNKKFECNIQKGTYMDMMYMPDALDAIVKLMEADPSKLKHRNAFNITAMQFDPEGIYNEIKKHVPNFQMEYKVDPVKQAIAESWPNSLDASCAKEEWGFNPKYDLSSMTKDMLDKLNKKLK from the coding sequence ATGAAAAGAATATTGGTAACGGGCGCTTCTGGACAAATTGGCACTGAATTGGTAAGCATGCTCAGGAATAATTATGGAAAGGATAACATTGTTGCTAGTGACATTAAACCTTCGAAAGATTCTAAAATAGTAAACTCAGGACCATTTGAAATAATAGATGTTACAGATGGACGAAAGATTGGAGAGGTAGTAAAGAAATACAAGGCAGATACTATTATTCATTTAGCATCCCTATTATCAGCAGTGGCTGAAGGTAATCCTACCCTGGCCTGGACAATAAATATGGGAGGATTGTTTAATGTATTAGAAGTGGCAAGAGAAAACAAATGCGTTGTATTTACCCCAAGTTCTATTGCTGCCTTTGGTCCATCAACTCCTCAAGATCATACTCCACAGGATACTATTCAAAGACCAACTACCATGTATGGAGTGACTAAGGTTAGTGGAGAAATATTGTGCGACTATTATCACAAAAAGTACGGAGTAGATACACGTGGGGTGAGATATCCTGGTCTAATTTCCCATGCGGCATTACCTGGTGGAGGAACTACTGATTATGCAGTACACATTTATTATGATGCTATAAAGAACAAAAAATTTGAGTGTAATATACAAAAGGGAACTTATATGGATATGATGTATATGCCCGATGCATTAGATGCAATTGTAAAGCTTATGGAAGCGGATCCATCTAAATTAAAGCATAGAAATGCATTTAATATTACAGCAATGCAATTTGATCCAGAGGGAATATATAATGAGATTAAAAAGCATGTACCAAACTTCCAAATGGAATATAAGGTTGATCCAGTGAAGCAGGCCATAGCAGAATCTTGGCCAAATTCTTTAGATGCCAGCTGTGCAAAAGAAGAATGGGGATTTAATCCTAAATATGACTTATCTTCCATGACTAAGGATATGTTAGATAAATTAAATAAAAAGTTAAAATAA
- a CDS encoding nucleoid-associated protein, with translation MRNTDSILIKKAIIHVLDNNSDMPILTDYEQEIDEVIHEFLEKHIIKCLQDETNKKANFRSGNQVVLNSCEEIFDDGDTFVENSQRIAKQLFKVMKSNNNISSCDLVIALYSFEDNEYVAVLKLDYSTSFIHHVEFVEEKFKISIMPQAIGLPGLNQKIQKCAFIKRYDEDAEYDLIVLDKQMFNKEDDAGVAQFFINDFLNCNMILDSRDKTKIFKSAAEKWTRKNLREDIEKAQEVREGTISILKNAAEVDLDGFARTVLGDDRDKKDHFIQHMNNEGIEIHGFDIDKNWVEKKMKRRVMKTNTGIEIKGEYEDFEDDSKIEIKRNGDGTVNIVVKNVRFFQER, from the coding sequence ATGAGAAATACAGATTCTATTTTAATAAAAAAAGCAATAATTCATGTGTTAGATAATAATTCTGATATGCCAATTTTAACGGATTACGAGCAGGAAATAGATGAGGTTATCCATGAATTTTTAGAGAAACATATTATAAAGTGCCTACAAGATGAAACTAATAAGAAAGCTAATTTTAGGTCAGGAAATCAAGTAGTATTAAATTCTTGTGAGGAGATATTTGATGATGGTGATACTTTTGTAGAAAACTCTCAAAGGATTGCAAAGCAACTTTTTAAAGTAATGAAAAGTAATAATAATATATCTTCTTGTGATTTGGTTATAGCCCTATATTCCTTTGAAGATAATGAATATGTAGCTGTTCTTAAGCTGGATTACAGCACATCTTTTATACATCATGTGGAATTTGTGGAGGAAAAATTTAAAATATCCATAATGCCTCAGGCTATAGGTCTCCCAGGACTAAATCAAAAGATACAGAAATGTGCTTTTATAAAAAGATATGATGAAGATGCTGAATATGATTTAATAGTTTTGGATAAGCAAATGTTCAATAAAGAAGATGACGCAGGTGTAGCACAATTTTTTATAAATGACTTTTTAAATTGCAATATGATATTAGACAGTAGGGACAAGACAAAAATATTTAAAAGTGCAGCTGAAAAATGGACAAGAAAAAATTTAAGAGAAGACATAGAAAAGGCCCAAGAAGTAAGAGAGGGAACCATAAGTATTCTTAAAAACGCAGCAGAAGTAGATCTAGATGGATTTGCAAGAACCGTATTAGGTGATGATAGGGATAAAAAGGATCACTTTATACAACATATGAATAATGAAGGAATAGAGATACATGGATTTGACATAGACAAAAATTGGGTAGAGAAGAAGATGAAAAGAAGGGTTATGAAGACAAATACAGGTATTGAAATTAAAGGAGAATATGAAGATTTTGAAGATGACTCTAAAATTGAAATTAAGAGAAATGGTGATGGAACTGTAAATATAGTAGTAAAAAATGTGAGATTTTTTCAAGAAAGATAG
- the spoVB gene encoding stage V sporulation protein B, protein MKKNSFLYGTLLLVVVNFIVRFLGFFYKVVLSRMIGAEGVGLFHLVFPVLMICITFTTAGLPVAVSKLVAHHMSLGNKKSSYRVLALATITGVIISTFFAFLLFKNARFISDKLLKSPDSYYSLLGICPSIVLITLSSIFRGYYYGIKEMKPAGTSQVLEQLFRITFVIGTLYLLGPVETKYAALVAVIGISVGELTGFIWLVYNFKKTTRLRRNYSPLMNRPLFYIGDMLIIATPITITRLIAVLMQSLNALLIPQKLQLAGYSYVEAMKVFGKITGMAFPLLFLPFIVTSALVINIIPNVSQEMAYKNLDNIRLKSGLAMKMTLFVSIPLFALFLTFSEPICTVIYNEHDVSFYLSFLSYTVILWSLHHTAAGVLHGMGKQVVTTINYLIGISFQLFCTFYLVPNPRYGIKGFLYGFLISSVIICTLNVISLKFFIKKMSIKFINDILKPIICTCLMITCVKFAYSNLQMGLVLNTTISILFGFLVYMASILITGSVKISTLKYVFTKK, encoded by the coding sequence ATGAAAAAAAATTCTTTTCTTTACGGCACACTTCTATTAGTAGTTGTAAATTTCATAGTAAGATTTTTGGGCTTCTTTTATAAAGTAGTTCTTTCTCGTATGATAGGGGCAGAAGGCGTAGGCTTATTTCATTTAGTTTTTCCCGTTTTGATGATATGCATTACTTTCACCACTGCGGGACTACCTGTGGCCGTATCAAAATTGGTAGCCCATCATATGTCTTTAGGTAACAAAAAAAGTAGCTATAGGGTCTTAGCATTAGCTACTATAACAGGTGTTATTATAAGCACTTTTTTTGCTTTTCTCTTATTTAAAAATGCCAGATTTATAAGTGATAAATTATTAAAGTCCCCAGATTCTTACTATAGCTTATTAGGAATTTGTCCTTCTATTGTTCTAATTACTTTATCCTCCATATTCAGAGGATACTACTATGGCATAAAAGAAATGAAGCCTGCAGGAACTTCTCAGGTGTTAGAGCAACTTTTTAGAATTACATTCGTTATCGGTACATTATATCTATTAGGTCCTGTTGAAACAAAGTATGCTGCTCTGGTAGCTGTAATTGGTATTTCAGTGGGGGAATTAACAGGATTTATATGGTTAGTCTATAATTTTAAAAAAACAACAAGATTAAGAAGAAACTATTCTCCTCTAATGAATAGACCTCTGTTTTATATAGGTGATATGCTAATAATAGCTACTCCCATAACAATTACTCGATTAATAGCAGTCCTTATGCAATCATTAAACGCCCTATTAATACCTCAAAAGCTTCAGCTTGCTGGTTATTCTTATGTGGAAGCTATGAAAGTTTTTGGTAAAATTACAGGAATGGCCTTTCCTCTATTATTTTTACCATTTATAGTAACATCTGCTTTAGTAATAAATATTATCCCTAACGTGTCTCAGGAAATGGCTTATAAAAATCTTGATAATATTAGGTTAAAATCAGGTTTAGCTATGAAAATGACTTTATTCGTATCAATTCCACTCTTTGCTTTGTTTTTAACTTTCTCAGAGCCTATTTGTACAGTAATATACAATGAACATGACGTATCCTTCTATCTATCTTTTTTATCTTATACTGTTATACTTTGGAGTCTTCATCATACGGCAGCGGGAGTACTTCATGGTATGGGTAAGCAGGTAGTTACTACTATTAATTACTTAATAGGAATTAGCTTTCAGCTATTTTGTACTTTTTATTTAGTACCTAATCCACGTTATGGTATTAAAGGATTCCTATATGGATTTTTAATATCCTCTGTAATAATATGTACTTTAAATGTCATATCTTTAAAATTTTTCATAAAAAAAATGTCTATTAAATTTATTAACGACATTTTAAAACCTATAATATGTACTTGTTTAATGATTACATGTGTAAAATTTGCATATTCTAACTTACAAATGGGCCTTGTTCTTAATACAACAATAAGTATTTTATTTGGATTTTTAGTATACATGGCTTCCATATTAATTACTGGTAGTGTAAAAATCAGTACTTTAAAATATGTCTTTACAAAAAAATAA
- the pdxR gene encoding MocR-like pyridoxine biosynthesis transcription factor PdxR translates to MEKFNKNTLDKRKPQHLYVQLFNLIRDIIIRGELKDHYKLPPIRSLAGRLEVNNSTVVNAYRLLEKEGYVYKKIGSGTFVSPRLEYDNEDVILEKYPAKDDLKLMDQGQIQIRKDMISFASATPTPDLFPVEAFKVLLNEVLDRDKGEVFGYQESQGYFPLRESLTKYLKNYNIETKPENVQIISGAQQGIDVIAKALVEYNDRVIVESPTYTGAIGTFRSRGAQIISIPILEDGIDIKKLEESVRVNKPKLIYLMPNFQNPTGYSYSLEKKKKILEIAKKYNVLIVEDDYLSDLVFNKKENGTLKSLDKDGLVIYIKSFSKIFMPGLRLGFLVMPPRVYHKILRAKHTSDISTSGLNQRVFDLYLRRDIWRDHIHHMEKIYKIRFEVMCKSISKYFSESGLEYNIPNGGLNFWFKLPEGLNSDDIYDKAVKKNVLIIPGNIFFPIVNENSYFRLSIAAVYPEQIEEGIRILANIIKGYNKEHIRDSYTPLL, encoded by the coding sequence ATGGAAAAATTCAACAAGAACACTTTAGACAAAAGAAAACCTCAACATTTATATGTTCAATTATTTAACCTAATTAGGGATATTATAATAAGAGGGGAACTAAAGGATCATTATAAGTTACCACCTATAAGATCATTAGCAGGTCGATTGGAAGTGAATAATAGTACTGTAGTAAATGCATATAGATTGTTAGAAAAAGAGGGTTATGTATATAAAAAAATAGGAAGTGGTACATTTGTATCTCCTAGACTTGAATATGATAATGAAGATGTAATATTAGAAAAATATCCTGCTAAAGATGATCTGAAGTTAATGGACCAAGGGCAAATACAGATTAGAAAAGATATGATAAGTTTTGCTAGTGCAACGCCTACACCGGATTTATTTCCAGTGGAAGCCTTTAAGGTGTTGCTAAATGAAGTATTAGATAGGGACAAGGGTGAAGTTTTTGGATATCAAGAAAGTCAAGGATATTTTCCATTAAGGGAGTCTTTGACTAAATATCTGAAAAATTACAATATTGAAACTAAACCTGAAAATGTACAAATAATATCAGGAGCTCAGCAGGGGATAGATGTAATAGCAAAGGCCCTAGTGGAATATAATGACAGGGTAATTGTAGAAAGTCCCACGTATACAGGCGCAATTGGAACATTTAGATCAAGGGGAGCCCAAATAATATCTATTCCTATTTTAGAAGATGGTATAGATATAAAAAAATTAGAAGAATCAGTTAGGGTCAATAAGCCAAAATTGATTTATTTAATGCCCAATTTTCAGAATCCTACAGGGTATAGCTACTCTTTAGAAAAGAAGAAGAAAATATTAGAAATAGCTAAAAAATATAATGTATTAATAGTAGAAGACGATTATTTAAGTGATTTAGTATTTAATAAAAAGGAAAATGGCACATTAAAGAGTTTAGATAAGGATGGTTTAGTAATATATATAAAGAGTTTTTCTAAGATTTTCATGCCTGGACTGCGCCTTGGATTCTTAGTCATGCCTCCAAGGGTGTATCATAAAATATTAAGAGCCAAACATACATCCGACATTTCCACTTCTGGTTTAAATCAAAGGGTATTTGATTTGTACTTAAGGAGAGATATTTGGAGAGATCATATACACCATATGGAGAAAATATATAAAATAAGATTTGAAGTTATGTGCAAAAGTATTAGTAAGTACTTTAGCGAATCAGGTTTAGAATACAATATTCCAAATGGAGGTTTAAACTTTTGGTTCAAACTACCAGAGGGATTAAACTCTGATGATATATATGACAAAGCAGTGAAAAAAAATGTACTAATAATACCAGGAAATATATTTTTTCCTATAGTAAATGAGAATAGTTATTTTAGATTAAGTATAGCAGCCGTATATCCTGAACAAATAGAAGAGGGTATTAGGATATTGGCTAACATAATCAAAGGATACAATAAGGAACATATAAGGGATTCCTATACTCCATTATTATAA
- a CDS encoding NAD(P)-dependent oxidoreductase, giving the protein MRIGIPKESGIGEGRVSITNSEVNKLVAAGHKVYVMKNAGIYAGISDNIYKESGAEIVEDIKELYNKSTLIVKVKIPSLLEQEYIGKEHILFSFILPYKNPKFVENMLNKKVTAIAYENIKSIEGEAIIKNHMSTLAGKIALLFAGKFLQSNYGGMGILLGDTLGSPHTEVVILGAASGAYAAAKTAYGLGCNVTVLNRSVSRLEYIKDRMSSITCLKLKKENIHKVIKKADIIINTIDLKGQQKEHIIEKRMLKNMKRKSVIIDMACDVNGAIESIKKTSHKEPTYMEDGVIHCAISNLPGIVPATASKLLGETIEPYIKYVANEGLKKSMFNNRGLRSGLCMYDGFLLDKKTAKLLNVEYSTFEEAF; this is encoded by the coding sequence ATGAGAATTGGAATTCCAAAAGAGTCGGGTATTGGAGAGGGAAGAGTTTCAATTACTAATAGTGAAGTTAATAAACTAGTAGCTGCGGGCCATAAAGTTTATGTGATGAAGAATGCTGGCATATATGCGGGAATAAGTGATAATATATACAAAGAGTCCGGAGCTGAAATAGTAGAAGATATAAAAGAACTTTATAATAAAAGTACCTTAATAGTAAAGGTGAAAATACCATCCTTATTAGAGCAAGAATATATAGGAAAAGAGCATATATTATTTTCTTTCATATTACCTTATAAAAATCCTAAATTTGTAGAGAATATGCTAAATAAAAAGGTCACAGCCATTGCCTATGAAAATATTAAAAGTATAGAGGGAGAAGCAATAATAAAAAATCACATGAGTACCTTAGCTGGAAAAATAGCCCTATTATTTGCAGGGAAATTTTTGCAAAGTAATTATGGAGGAATGGGAATACTATTAGGAGATACTTTGGGATCTCCTCATACGGAAGTAGTTATATTAGGTGCAGCCAGTGGAGCCTATGCAGCTGCTAAGACAGCTTATGGACTAGGCTGCAATGTAACTGTTTTAAATAGAAGTGTGAGTAGATTAGAATATATTAAGGATAGAATGTCAAGTATAACTTGCTTAAAATTGAAGAAAGAAAACATACATAAAGTAATAAAAAAAGCGGATATTATAATAAATACTATTGATTTAAAAGGACAACAAAAGGAACATATAATAGAAAAGAGAATGTTAAAGAATATGAAAAGAAAGAGTGTTATAATAGATATGGCCTGTGATGTAAATGGAGCCATAGAATCCATTAAGAAAACTAGTCACAAGGAACCTACTTATATGGAAGATGGAGTTATTCATTGTGCTATTTCAAATTTGCCAGGAATAGTACCTGCTACTGCATCGAAGCTATTAGGAGAAACCATAGAACCTTATATTAAGTATGTGGCAAATGAGGGATTGAAAAAAAGTATGTTTAATAATAGGGGGCTAAGAAGCGGTTTATGTATGTATGATGGATTTTTATTAGATAAAAAAACAGCTAAATTATTAAATGTAGAATATTCTACTTTTGAAGAAGCCTTTTAG
- a CDS encoding diacylglycerol/lipid kinase family protein, whose translation MNVKFIINPSSGKQIVQKSLDRIIGRLVLDKIIKEVDIYYTVNEEETFNELKNIPKGMFHLIVAVGGDGTVNQVINGMVKYNIDVPLAILPSGTVNDFANWYKISNDVESFIEMIKNMNTAKIDVGKVGEKYFLNVAAGGMFTDVGYKASSDFKTTFGKYAYYVEGVKEIPKNLFNSIEVEIEYEEKKEKKEIFMFIVSNTPMVGGFKKVAPMAKTDDGLLDVCIIEKCDIKDFVTLFLQVIAGEHINHPKIMYLQSNKIRIAPTSKDEEIILDLDGEKGEKLPATILTIPKAIEVVIP comes from the coding sequence ATGAATGTAAAATTCATTATAAATCCTTCATCAGGTAAACAGATAGTTCAAAAAAGCCTTGATAGGATAATTGGAAGATTAGTATTGGATAAAATTATAAAAGAAGTAGATATATACTATACGGTAAATGAAGAAGAAACTTTTAATGAGTTAAAAAATATTCCTAAAGGAATGTTTCACTTAATAGTGGCGGTAGGTGGAGATGGAACTGTAAATCAAGTGATAAATGGAATGGTAAAATATAATATAGATGTTCCCCTTGCCATACTTCCTAGTGGAACGGTGAATGATTTTGCCAATTGGTACAAAATATCTAATGATGTGGAATCTTTTATAGAAATGATTAAGAATATGAATACGGCAAAAATTGATGTGGGAAAGGTTGGAGAAAAGTATTTCTTAAATGTGGCTGCCGGTGGAATGTTTACAGATGTAGGCTACAAAGCATCATCAGATTTTAAAACTACATTTGGCAAGTATGCCTATTACGTAGAAGGTGTGAAGGAAATTCCTAAGAACCTTTTTAATAGTATAGAAGTAGAGATAGAGTATGAAGAAAAAAAAGAAAAAAAAGAAATTTTTATGTTTATAGTATCTAATACACCTATGGTTGGTGGGTTTAAGAAGGTTGCTCCCATGGCAAAAACAGATGATGGATTACTTGATGTATGCATAATAGAAAAATGTGATATAAAAGATTTTGTCACATTGTTTTTGCAAGTAATTGCAGGAGAGCATATAAACCATCCTAAAATTATGTATCTTCAATCTAACAAAATAAGAATAGCACCTACGTCTAAGGATGAAGAGATAATATTAGATTTAGATGGGGAAAAGGGTGAAAAGTTACCAGCTACCATATTAACAATTCCAAAGGCAATAGAAGTGGTAATTCCATAG
- a CDS encoding bactofilin family protein, which translates to MFGKNTSSENTNGNINTLIGQGSKFEGKLNAQGTVRIDGEFFGDIVINGNLILGVEGKITGNIQADNVIVSGSVNGNITTREQLKINSSGKVTGDLKVDSLVIEDKAIFDGKCSMKTPSTQVIPIEKTAEKK; encoded by the coding sequence ATGTTTGGAAAAAATACTAGTTCAGAAAATACTAATGGAAATATCAATACTTTAATTGGTCAAGGTTCCAAATTTGAAGGAAAGTTAAATGCCCAAGGTACCGTAAGAATAGATGGAGAATTTTTTGGTGATATAGTTATAAATGGAAATCTAATCTTAGGAGTTGAAGGTAAGATTACAGGAAATATACAAGCGGATAATGTTATAGTTTCTGGTTCTGTAAATGGGAATATTACTACAAGAGAACAACTTAAGATAAATTCATCTGGTAAAGTTACAGGTGACTTAAAAGTAGATAGCCTGGTAATAGAAGACAAAGCTATTTTCGATGGAAAATGTAGTATGAAAACTCCTTCTACGCAAGTTATTCCTATAGAAAAAACTGCTGAGAAAAAATAA
- a CDS encoding M23 family metallopeptidase: protein MKLNCIIKKLKNESVSIMIVPHSGENVKQIKFKKSFLYTFLGCSFISFIIICASLAFLISGNASLYKNLAAKEKMISNLTVENSAQAEEIAELRDKTKLISEKLEALNKLEEQIRSMVGLKKNIDSIKPREVSRSMVSRINLDSTDEELDSQIFSLSNSMDHKNDNLQKLITDVNDRLEFLKCKPDKWPTYGKITSKFGYRISPLTNRRQFHKGLDIANKTGTNILSAADGIVVFSDRMSGYGNTLIISHGYGYRTVYAHNKSNLVKVGQKVTKGQLIAKMGNTGRSTGPHVHFEVHYNGKRINPIKILSSK, encoded by the coding sequence ATGAAACTCAATTGTATCATAAAAAAACTCAAAAATGAATCTGTATCTATTATGATAGTTCCCCATTCTGGAGAAAATGTTAAGCAAATTAAATTTAAAAAATCTTTTTTATACACTTTTCTAGGTTGCTCATTCATATCCTTTATTATAATTTGTGCATCATTGGCATTTTTAATAAGTGGTAATGCTTCTTTATATAAAAATTTAGCCGCCAAAGAGAAGATGATTAGTAATCTAACTGTTGAAAACAGTGCTCAAGCTGAGGAAATTGCTGAACTTAGGGATAAAACAAAATTAATTAGTGAAAAACTAGAAGCTTTAAATAAATTAGAAGAGCAAATTCGATCAATGGTGGGATTAAAAAAAAACATTGATTCCATAAAACCAAGAGAAGTTTCAAGATCTATGGTATCTAGAATTAACTTAGATTCCACAGATGAAGAATTAGACTCTCAAATATTTTCACTATCTAATAGTATGGATCATAAGAATGATAATTTACAAAAATTAATCACGGATGTAAATGACAGATTAGAATTTTTAAAGTGTAAACCTGACAAATGGCCTACTTACGGAAAAATCACTTCAAAATTTGGCTATAGAATATCTCCATTAACAAATAGACGACAATTTCATAAGGGTCTTGATATAGCCAACAAAACAGGTACAAACATCCTATCTGCAGCTGATGGTATTGTTGTTTTCTCAGACAGAATGTCTGGCTATGGAAACACTCTCATTATATCTCATGGATATGGTTATAGGACTGTATATGCTCATAATAAAAGTAATTTAGTAAAGGTTGGGCAAAAGGTGACCAAAGGACAGTTAATAGCAAAAATGGGAAATACAGGTCGTAGCACTGGACCTCATGTACACTTTGAAGTTCATTATAATGGTAAAAGAATTAATCCTATTAAAATTTTAAGTAGCAAATAA
- a CDS encoding LacI family DNA-binding transcriptional regulator gives MSITIKDIAKQAGVSISTVSRVINGSKPVSNEIRQKVMQIIEETGYMPNPIARSLVMKKSQLIGVVVPDISNTFINEILSGIEEIGRMYNYDILLCSTYGDQEQELRYLNLLKAKQVEGIVFMTWELDEKLIKYISNIDTPVVLINRNTDKLEIPSVSIDNFKAAYEITEYLINKGHKEIALMRRQGHDAFSLRIYEGYKKALEDNDIPLNENIVYEGEYKIEKGYELTEKLIEGKNVPTAIFASNDVMAIGAINALFDNGYNVPNDVSVVGFNDIELSSIYRPKLTTIHQPIYDIGAVAIRMIIKKINEEELDCNIVELPHDLIERESVKSIK, from the coding sequence ATGAGTATAACCATAAAAGATATAGCAAAACAAGCAGGTGTTTCCATTTCTACAGTGTCTAGAGTTATAAATGGATCTAAACCTGTAAGCAATGAGATTAGACAAAAGGTAATGCAGATAATTGAAGAAACTGGATATATGCCTAATCCCATAGCAAGAAGTTTAGTAATGAAAAAGAGCCAATTGATTGGTGTAGTAGTACCTGATATTTCTAACACCTTTATAAATGAAATACTAAGTGGAATAGAAGAAATTGGAAGAATGTATAATTATGATATCTTATTATGTAGTACATACGGAGATCAAGAACAAGAGTTAAGATATTTAAATCTATTAAAGGCTAAGCAAGTGGAAGGTATTGTTTTTATGACATGGGAATTAGATGAGAAACTTATTAAGTATATATCAAACATAGATACTCCCGTTGTATTAATAAATAGAAATACTGATAAGCTTGAAATTCCTTCCGTATCCATAGATAATTTTAAAGCAGCCTATGAGATTACAGAGTATTTAATTAATAAGGGACATAAAGAAATAGCCCTTATGAGAAGGCAAGGACATGATGCATTTAGCTTGAGAATTTATGAAGGATATAAAAAGGCCTTAGAAGATAATGATATCCCATTAAATGAAAATATTGTATACGAAGGAGAATATAAAATTGAAAAGGGATATGAATTAACTGAAAAACTAATAGAAGGCAAAAATGTGCCTACTGCCATATTTGCGTCAAATGATGTAATGGCCATTGGTGCCATAAATGCTCTGTTTGATAATGGATATAATGTGCCTAATGACGTATCTGTTGTAGGTTTTAATGATATTGAACTATCTTCCATATATAGACCTAAATTAACCACAATACATCAGCCTATATATGATATTGGTGCTGTTGCCATTAGAATGATAATAAAGAAAATAAATGAAGAAGAGTTAGATTGCAATATAGTTGAACTTCCCCATGACTTAATAGAAAGAGAAAGTGTTAAGTCCATAAAGTAA